Proteins encoded within one genomic window of Thermodesulfobacteriota bacterium:
- a CDS encoding flagellar hook-basal body complex protein FliE: VRNRLINAYEEIMRMSI; this comes from the coding sequence AGGTCCGCAACCGCCTGATCAACGCCTACGAAGAAATCATGAGGATGTCGATCTGA